One genomic window of Candidatus Minimicrobia sp. QA0096 includes the following:
- a CDS encoding NUDIX hydrolase, whose product MSQDSATAAYGQQVITACAVVNKFINGKPSILVAKRAATKKFLPGKYELPGGHVDYGENPEDGLKRELLEELGLDVTIGSLFAAFTYINEIKGSHSIELLYFAQAKEGSEPTVNPEDHSGLLWVNEDNINLVEQENGSDDQELPYLKKSLRILNNYESIKLG is encoded by the coding sequence ATGAGCCAGGATAGCGCAACAGCAGCCTACGGACAACAAGTAATAACTGCCTGTGCGGTAGTCAACAAATTTATAAACGGCAAGCCATCTATTCTTGTGGCAAAGCGAGCAGCGACTAAAAAGTTTTTACCAGGTAAATACGAACTACCTGGGGGTCATGTTGATTATGGTGAGAACCCAGAGGATGGTCTTAAGCGAGAGTTGCTAGAGGAGCTTGGGCTTGATGTGACGATAGGTAGTTTGTTCGCAGCTTTTACCTATATAAATGAAATAAAAGGCTCGCATTCAATTGAGCTCTTGTATTTTGCACAAGCTAAAGAGGGTTCAGAGCCGACAGTCAACCCAGAAGACCACTCAGGTCTTTTATGGGTCAACGAAGACAATATAAATCTTGTAGAACAAGAAAATGGCAGCGACGATCAAGAATTACCATATCTAAAAAAGTCTCTACGCATTCTTAACAATTATGAATCGATCAAATTAGGGTAA
- a CDS encoding LexA family protein, with amino-acid sequence MVYTLDMKLTKKQKIMLDFIDGFIKGNGYSPTLREIMRALGYKSVSTVAKHVDNLVAAGFLEKQDGEVRSLTLSSEKKEVWWQNLAKEIKKREAEDNEKSRSEVEILKKALEIVRQ; translated from the coding sequence ATGGTGTATACTTTAGATATGAAACTGACGAAAAAGCAAAAAATAATGTTGGATTTTATCGATGGGTTTATAAAGGGCAATGGCTACAGTCCGACGCTTCGGGAAATTATGCGCGCCTTGGGCTATAAATCGGTATCGACGGTAGCAAAACACGTTGATAATTTGGTGGCTGCGGGATTTTTAGAGAAGCAGGATGGCGAAGTTAGATCTTTGACGCTGAGCAGTGAGAAAAAAGAAGTTTGGTGGCAGAATTTAGCGAAAGAAATTAAGAAGAGAGAAGCTGAAGATAACGAAAAATCACGCTCGGAAGTGGAGATTTTAAAAAAAGCATTGGAAATTGTCCGTCAGTAA
- a CDS encoding sugar transferase — translation MRKKSDFYFKIVLVVLDIIALLSAFTIAYILRISLDPRPFHISINAMDFITSIFMTLPLWIVMFYFFGLYDREVYTHPLRNFGRILLASITGIMIMISVAFFTNTPLFPAKLVAVYATGIGFILLMIFRSAANIVRLKLLKRGLGARRVVLIGNCDLTHVLADFIETNPLTGFKISGIVAQTQFIPIELKKRRSSSLESALTRDKIDVIIQTDSKNVSEHYQIAQKHYLDFYQAPEFDGIMTTKHTIDIIDSVPLIHTHPTPLMGYGRIVKRIMDVVGGTIGIIIASPIMLLVAIAVKISDPTGPILMHGKQQKRLTRYNRPFKVYKFRSHYAKFDGKTDEEVFRMVGKPELIEEYRKNGDKLDHDFRVTPVGRFIRRFSLDELPQLFNVVKGDISLVGPRALVPHELSAYDKKHVLLAVKSGLTGLAVVSGRRSISFEERRRIDLYYVQNWSLWLDITILLKTCLVIFQKDN, via the coding sequence ATGCGGAAAAAGTCTGATTTTTACTTCAAAATTGTTCTGGTCGTTCTTGATATCATAGCTTTATTGAGCGCATTTACTATTGCCTATATTTTGCGAATTTCCCTGGATCCTAGACCATTCCATATCAGCATCAATGCCATGGATTTTATCACCTCCATTTTTATGACGCTGCCATTGTGGATTGTAATGTTCTATTTCTTTGGCTTATACGACAGAGAGGTTTACACTCACCCATTGCGAAACTTCGGACGAATACTTTTGGCGTCAATAACTGGAATTATGATTATGATTTCTGTGGCGTTCTTTACTAACACTCCGTTATTCCCAGCCAAACTTGTCGCGGTTTACGCCACCGGAATTGGCTTCATCTTACTGATGATTTTCCGCAGCGCCGCCAATATTGTTCGCCTAAAACTATTAAAGCGCGGACTCGGAGCGCGCCGTGTTGTGCTAATTGGCAATTGCGATTTAACTCACGTTCTGGCTGATTTTATAGAAACCAATCCGCTGACTGGCTTTAAGATTAGCGGAATTGTTGCGCAAACCCAATTCATTCCTATTGAATTAAAAAAGCGTCGAAGCTCGTCATTAGAATCGGCACTCACCAGAGATAAAATTGACGTCATCATCCAAACCGACTCAAAAAATGTTAGCGAACATTATCAAATTGCCCAAAAACATTACTTGGATTTCTATCAAGCGCCGGAATTCGACGGAATTATGACCACCAAACACACTATTGATATCATCGACTCCGTGCCGCTAATTCACACTCATCCGACGCCGCTAATGGGCTATGGGCGAATTGTGAAGCGCATTATGGATGTTGTAGGCGGGACAATTGGGATTATCATCGCCTCGCCAATTATGCTTTTGGTGGCAATTGCCGTAAAAATCAGCGACCCAACAGGACCGATTTTAATGCACGGCAAACAACAAAAACGCCTCACTCGTTATAATCGACCGTTTAAGGTTTACAAATTCCGCTCGCATTATGCAAAGTTTGACGGCAAAACTGACGAAGAAGTCTTTCGAATGGTTGGTAAACCTGAGCTAATTGAAGAATACCGTAAAAACGGCGACAAACTTGATCATGATTTTCGCGTGACGCCAGTTGGTCGATTTATTCGTCGCTTCAGTCTTGATGAATTGCCACAATTATTCAACGTCGTAAAGGGCGACATCAGCCTAGTCGGACCTCGAGCACTGGTACCACACGAATTAAGCGCCTACGACAAAAAACACGTTTTGCTGGCAGTCAAATCAGGACTCACTGGACTTGCAGTAGTGTCTGGCAGGCGCAGTATCAGCTTTGAAGAGCGTCGACGAATTGACTTATATTATGTTCAAAACTGGAGTCTCTGGCTGGATATTACAATTTTATTAAAAACCTGCTTGGTTATTTTCCAGAAAGATAATTAA
- a CDS encoding glycosyltransferase, which produces MSKPKIAIVHDWIYGGGAEKVVLEIHKLYPEAPIYTSFCSDEWRERLDNKVVTGYLQRWPFSKIRRLLPLLRQWWFAKLDLSEFDIIISSSGNGEAKFVRKSRPDQLHICYCHTPTHFYWRHYDEYIKRPSFRPQWLARLGLKTLVRPLKKRDFNAAQQVDVFIANSTGIQADIEEFYQRKSTVIFPPIDVSSFSPLAKNRKQTSIPKKPRCLIWGRIVPMKRLDIAIKACQKLGWQLDIIGKGPDVDNLKNIADKHTNFLGFVDNATREKYIKKADLFIFCSHEDFGIAPVEALASGIPVVAYEAGGALDYIKPEKNGWFFSEQTDSSLIETLEKLPGKKVSPTKISATANEFSAAIFHKAIKNIVDKSWKEHYRENRN; this is translated from the coding sequence ATGAGTAAGCCAAAAATTGCCATAGTTCACGATTGGATTTACGGCGGCGGCGCCGAAAAAGTCGTTTTGGAAATTCATAAATTATATCCAGAAGCGCCAATTTACACTTCTTTTTGTAGCGATGAGTGGCGAGAAAGATTAGACAACAAAGTCGTTACTGGTTATCTACAGCGATGGCCGTTTTCAAAAATCCGACGATTGTTACCGCTTCTTAGACAGTGGTGGTTCGCTAAGCTTGATCTTAGTGAATTTGACATTATCATCTCCAGCTCGGGAAATGGCGAGGCAAAATTCGTCCGCAAATCCAGACCAGATCAACTTCATATTTGTTATTGCCACACGCCAACGCATTTTTATTGGCGACACTACGACGAATACATCAAACGACCAAGTTTTCGTCCGCAATGGCTGGCGCGCCTAGGCTTAAAAACCCTAGTTCGACCACTGAAAAAACGAGATTTTAACGCCGCTCAGCAAGTTGATGTTTTTATTGCCAACTCTACGGGAATTCAGGCTGATATCGAAGAATTTTACCAGCGAAAAAGTACGGTTATTTTTCCGCCAATTGACGTGTCGAGCTTTTCGCCGCTTGCTAAAAATCGCAAGCAAACATCCATCCCCAAAAAACCTCGCTGCCTGATTTGGGGACGAATTGTGCCAATGAAACGTCTTGATATTGCTATTAAAGCTTGTCAGAAACTTGGCTGGCAATTAGATATTATTGGAAAAGGTCCAGATGTTGATAATCTAAAAAATATCGCCGATAAACATACTAATTTCTTAGGATTTGTCGATAATGCCACACGAGAAAAATACATTAAAAAAGCAGATTTGTTTATTTTTTGTTCGCACGAAGATTTCGGAATTGCGCCAGTCGAAGCGTTGGCGTCTGGCATTCCAGTAGTTGCGTATGAAGCTGGCGGCGCACTTGATTATATAAAACCTGAAAAAAACGGCTGGTTCTTTTCTGAGCAAACAGATTCTTCATTGATAGAAACCTTAGAGAAACTTCCAGGAAAAAAAGTTTCACCAACAAAAATCTCAGCCACGGCCAACGAATTTTCAGCCGCAATTTTCCATAAAGCGATAAAAAATATAGTTGATAAATCATGGAAGGAACATTATCGTGAAAATCGTAATTGA
- a CDS encoding glycosyltransferase family 4 protein, translated as MKIVIDARTLRTSTGRYIERLIHYLQKIDNKNDYVILLKPKDFDGWQPSNPRFQKVICPYKEYTFAEQIGFKKQLESLHPNLVHFAMVQQPVLYNSSPVVTTMQDLTTVRFKNPDKNPVIFWIKQQVYKWVNKKVAKKSSHIITISNFVKNDLIKFTGVNPEKITVTLESADELPKGNEPVDELIGKKFIMYIGRPTPHKNLRRLIDAFALLQKKYPDLTLALAGKKDSNYARHETYVNEHGIKNVVFTGFISDEQLRWMYENTAVYCFPSLSEGFGLPGLEAMLHGAPVASSTATCLPETHSDAAHYFNPFSVEDIAKSIDDILSDDKLRNELVKKGKKHVKTFSWQRMAEQTLVVYEKYGRKS; from the coding sequence GTGAAAATCGTAATTGACGCCCGAACATTAAGGACTAGTACTGGTCGGTACATCGAACGGCTGATTCATTATTTGCAGAAAATTGATAATAAAAACGATTATGTTATTCTGCTCAAGCCAAAAGACTTTGATGGTTGGCAACCAAGCAATCCAAGATTTCAGAAAGTTATTTGCCCATATAAAGAATACACTTTTGCTGAGCAAATCGGCTTTAAAAAACAACTTGAAAGTCTTCATCCAAACTTAGTACATTTTGCGATGGTTCAGCAGCCAGTTCTATATAATTCCAGTCCAGTTGTTACTACGATGCAAGATTTGACCACTGTCAGGTTTAAGAATCCAGATAAAAATCCTGTCATTTTCTGGATCAAACAGCAAGTTTATAAATGGGTCAATAAAAAAGTTGCGAAAAAATCTTCGCACATCATCACAATTTCTAACTTCGTAAAAAATGATTTGATTAAATTCACCGGCGTAAACCCAGAGAAAATTACTGTAACTTTGGAATCTGCGGATGAGTTACCAAAAGGAAACGAACCTGTTGACGAGTTAATTGGCAAAAAATTCATTATGTATATCGGTAGACCAACACCACATAAAAACCTTCGACGACTAATCGACGCATTTGCTTTGTTACAGAAAAAATATCCAGATTTAACACTGGCTTTGGCAGGTAAAAAAGATAGCAATTACGCTCGCCACGAGACATATGTAAATGAACATGGAATTAAAAATGTTGTGTTTACCGGCTTTATATCAGACGAGCAATTGCGCTGGATGTACGAAAATACGGCAGTTTATTGCTTCCCTTCGCTCAGTGAAGGATTTGGTTTGCCAGGGTTAGAGGCGATGCTACACGGCGCGCCAGTCGCTTCGAGCACAGCCACTTGCTTGCCAGAAACCCACAGTGATGCTGCTCACTATTTTAACCCTTTCAGTGTCGAGGACATAGCAAAATCAATTGATGACATCTTATCTGATGACAAATTACGCAATGAACTCGTTAAAAAAGGCAAGAAACATGTTAAGACATTTTCATGGCAGCGCATGGCCGAGCAAACTTTGGTTGTATATGAAAAATATGGTCGGAAAAGTTGA
- a CDS encoding mannose-1-phosphate guanylyltransferase produces MITVIIAGGSGTRLWPLSTSTQPKQLLALTSERTMVQQAYDRARKLGDTVYVVTEASHAEALRAQLPELPDEAFLIEPGRRGTAHCIIFALDYINRNHDHTEPIAFIHSDHNVRDIQGFAHSFDTAARVSSDRGCITLIGIEPTFPSTGFGYIQRDGVIDARAGVYNVESFKEKPNYDTAKQYVESGNYLWNCGYFVGSVDVFMNEMKRSAPDLWSNYQTLASVAEFGGEEYNRTYLELDNQVIDIALIEKAAELAVVSADFDWMDIGNFKDLHNAVAKDENDNYVRGENIHTIDIDNTYIRNEQPDKPVAVIGLDNVVVVNTPDGVLVARRDVAAKCGDIAKKLQA; encoded by the coding sequence ATGATAACTGTAATAATTGCTGGTGGCTCAGGTACGCGTCTATGGCCGCTTTCAACCTCTACTCAACCGAAACAACTTTTAGCATTGACCAGTGAACGTACTATGGTTCAGCAAGCTTATGATCGAGCGAGGAAGCTTGGTGATACGGTTTATGTAGTAACTGAAGCCAGTCACGCTGAAGCGCTTAGAGCGCAACTGCCAGAATTGCCAGACGAAGCGTTTTTGATTGAGCCAGGGCGACGAGGGACTGCGCATTGTATTATATTTGCCTTAGATTATATCAATCGTAATCATGATCACACTGAGCCTATTGCTTTTATTCATTCTGATCACAACGTCCGCGATATTCAAGGTTTTGCCCATTCGTTCGATACGGCGGCGCGCGTTTCTAGTGACCGCGGCTGCATTACGCTTATCGGTATTGAGCCTACTTTCCCGTCGACTGGATTTGGCTACATTCAGCGTGATGGTGTGATTGATGCTCGAGCGGGTGTTTATAACGTTGAGTCGTTCAAAGAAAAGCCTAATTATGATACGGCGAAGCAATATGTTGAGTCGGGGAACTATTTGTGGAACTGTGGTTATTTTGTTGGCTCAGTTGACGTTTTTATGAATGAAATGAAACGAAGTGCTCCTGATTTGTGGTCAAATTATCAAACCTTAGCTTCCGTTGCTGAGTTTGGTGGCGAAGAATACAATAGGACGTACTTAGAGCTTGATAATCAAGTTATTGACATTGCTCTTATCGAGAAAGCGGCTGAGTTGGCGGTAGTGTCGGCTGACTTTGACTGGATGGATATTGGCAATTTCAAGGACCTGCATAATGCGGTAGCTAAGGACGAAAACGACAATTATGTTCGTGGCGAGAATATTCATACTATCGACATTGACAACACTTACATTCGCAATGAACAACCAGATAAACCAGTAGCGGTAATCGGTCTTGATAACGTGGTAGTCGTCAATACGCCCGATGGTGTACTAGTAGCGCGCAGGGATGTTGCGGCTAAATGTGGCGATATAGCTAAGAAACTTCAGGCTTAA
- a CDS encoding sugar phosphate isomerase/epimerase family protein has product MKLAISNIAWTNEEEADVAAKLQELGVRYIEIAPTKIWSDPTKATIEQINEYIEWWKKYDIEIVAFQSMLFARPDLKMFESSELRDETRQYLADFLRLAGDMGASRLVFGSPKNRQRGGMSTEEADNIANRFFSELGDVAKQYNTMLCIEPNAPQYNCDYITTADEGARLVRTINSEGIGLHLDTACMALAGDDISKSIQDNGDILKHFHISAPMLDRVYDRDDVDYRSAADALKSIDYSGVVSIEMRPGEQGENVKRVEDAVSFVRNIFE; this is encoded by the coding sequence ATGAAATTAGCTATATCAAATATTGCCTGGACTAACGAAGAAGAGGCGGACGTTGCGGCGAAACTGCAAGAGCTTGGCGTGCGTTATATTGAGATTGCGCCAACTAAGATTTGGAGTGACCCAACTAAGGCTACTATTGAACAGATCAATGAATATATCGAATGGTGGAAGAAATACGATATTGAGATTGTAGCTTTTCAGTCGATGTTATTTGCGCGACCTGATCTTAAAATGTTTGAATCAAGCGAGCTTCGTGATGAAACACGTCAATACCTCGCTGATTTTTTGCGATTAGCTGGCGATATGGGCGCTAGTCGATTAGTTTTTGGCTCGCCAAAGAATAGACAGCGAGGCGGAATGTCGACAGAAGAGGCGGATAATATTGCCAATCGCTTTTTCTCTGAGCTTGGTGATGTCGCTAAGCAATATAATACGATGCTTTGTATTGAGCCAAATGCTCCTCAATATAATTGTGATTATATAACAACGGCGGATGAGGGTGCACGACTTGTTCGCACAATTAACTCGGAAGGAATTGGTCTGCATCTTGATACTGCATGTATGGCTCTAGCGGGCGATGATATTAGCAAATCAATACAAGATAATGGCGATATATTGAAACATTTCCATATTAGCGCTCCTATGTTGGATCGAGTTTACGATCGTGATGATGTTGATTATCGTTCCGCAGCTGATGCGTTAAAAAGTATTGATTATAGCGGTGTTGTTTCAATTGAGATGCGTCCAGGCGAGCAGGGTGAGAACGTGAAGCGTGTGGAAGATGCCGTTTCGTTTGTGCGGAATATTTTTGAATGA